A portion of the Ptiloglossa arizonensis isolate GNS036 chromosome 11, iyPtiAriz1_principal, whole genome shotgun sequence genome contains these proteins:
- the LOC143152955 gene encoding deoxycytidylate deaminase has translation MTENHTDTKIICNGNITNKRISYIDWDEYFMATAFLSAKRSKDPCTQVGACIVNSDKRIVGIGYNGMPTGCSDDEFPWSKNTSNPLDSKYLYVCHAEVNAILNKISSDVKDCIMYVGLFPCNECAKVIIQSGIKVIVYMLDKASHRIETIASKKMLDAAGIKYRQYIPKNNKIVIDFTEISLDKMTQLPATPEKYTT, from the exons ATGACGGAAAACCATACagatacaaaaattatttgtaatgg caACATTACTAATAAGAGGATCTCTTATATCGATTGGGATGAATACTTTATGGCAACAGCGTTTTTATCTGCAAAACGTAGTAAAGATCCTTGTACTCAAGTTGGTGCGTGCATAGTCAACAGTGATAAAAGAATTGTAGGCATTGGCTATAATGGGATGCCTACTGGTTGTAGCGATGATGAATTTCCTTGGTCAAAGAATACTTCTAATCCCTTAGATTCAAAGTATCTTTATG TGTGTCATGCAGAAGTTAATGCTATTTTGAACAAGATCTCCAGCGATGTTAAAGATTGTATCATGTATGTTGGTCTATTTCCATGTAACGAATGTGCTAAAGTAATAATACAATCTGGTATAAAGGTAATTGTATACATGTTGGATAAAGCTTCACATAGAATTGAAACTATAGCCTCAAAGAAAATGCTTGATGCAGCAGGCATTAAATACAG GCAATATATTcccaaaaataacaaaattgtaatcgatttTACCGAGATTAGTTTGGACAAAATGACGCAATTACCGGCCACTCCAGAGAAATAtactacataa